The genomic segment AAAAAGATAAAGAACCAAATTAAAACTTTCCAATCTTAAAGCATTTACATAGGAGACTTATTTTAATCTTTATTGAAGGAACTCATAAAGAGGATGGTAACCAACAAAGGATATCATCCGGGAACCAGTTAAAATTTTGATGTTGTGTCCTATTATAATTATGTTTATATTTTAAATTGAAAGAAGTTCTTTTTAAAAGAGGCTATCACCTTGACTTTTAATTTTTAGGGAATATTTTAAATTTATGGAAGAGACTTTGTTACTAATAAAGCCTGATGCGATTCAAAGGAAGCTTGTTGGAAAGATAATTACAAGAGTAGAAGAGGAAGGGTTTGAGATTTTAGATATGAAGATGGTTTATCTTCCAAGAAAAGATGCTGAAGAGTTTTATATTCAGCATAAAGGAGAATATTTTTATGAAAGGTTAATTAATTATATGGGGGATAATAAAATAATTGCTTTAAGATTAAAAGGAAAAAATGGAATAAGTAGACTTAGAGAATTAATTGGAGAAACGGATCCAAAATTGGCAAAGAAAAATACAATTCGTGGAGATTATGGTCTTGGGGTTCCGCAGAATAGCGTCCATGCTTCTGACTCCCCTCAGTCTGCTAAAAGAGAGATTGACTTCTTTTTTAAAACTCCTCTAGGGATTTAGAGCTTCTTTATTAAGGAGGAAAGATGATCATACTTACTATCAATTGTGGAAGTTCTTCAGTAAAATATATGGTATATAACTGGGATACACAAAAAGAACTTGCTAAGGGAATTGTAGAAAGAGTAACATTAAAAGGGTCTTTTATAAGACATAAGGCAGAGGGAAGAGAAGAGGTAAGGATTGAGAAAGATTGCCCAACTCATAAAGATGCTCTAAACCTTGTTTTTAGTCTTCTTGTTGATCCGGAAGTAGGAGTTATTAAAAACCTTAACGAAATAAACGCTGTAGGGCATAGAGTTCTTCATGGAGGGGAAAAGATAAAGCATTCAATAAAAATTGATAAAGAAGCTATAGCTTTTTTCAAAAGTATTTATGAACTTGGTCCCTTGCATCTTCCCCCCCATGTAACAGGAATTGAAGCTGCTATGGAACTTTTAGGGAATGTTCCCCATATTGCCGTTTTAGATACGGCTTTCCATTCAAGTATGCCAGAGGTCTCATATATTTATCCTGTTCCTTATGAGTGGTATGAGAAATATGGAGTCAGGAAGTATGGATTTCATGGGACTTCCCATCTTTATGTTTCAAGGAGAGCGGCTGTTCTCCTTGAAAAAGACATAAGAGAGACTAATTTGGTGACCTGTCATATAGGTAATGGAGTAAGTCTAACTGCGATAAAAAATGGGAGGTCTTATGATCACTCTATGGGTTTAACGCCTCTTGAAGGACTCGTTATGGGAACAAGGTCTGGGAGTATAGATCCTGCAATCATCCAGTTCATATGCGAGAAAGAGAATAAAACAGTCTCGGAAGTTATTGATGATCTAAACCATAGAAGTGGGCTTCTTGGAATTTCTGGTAAATGGAGTGATAGAAGGGATATTCTTAGAGAAATGTCTAAAGGAGATAAAAGAGCTGAGCTTGCATTCAACAAAGAAGTTCATACACTTAAGAAATTTATAGGAGGATATATTGCAATTCTTGGAAGAGTAGATGCTATTGTCTTTACAGCAGGAGCAGGAGAAAAAGCTACTCTATTAAGAGAAGCTGTTTGCCTAAATATGGAGCATATTGGAATAAAACTTGACATAGAAAAAAACAAGGAAGAGAAAGGAGAAAGAGAAGCTTTTATTTCTACTGATGATTCTCCAATAAAAGTTCTTGTTATTCCCACAAATGAAGAAATAGTTTTTGTAGAAGATGTTGTGGGAATCCTTAAGGGCGAATACGAGTCTCATGAAACTTATAACTATTCTTTCTCTTCTCCTAATTATAAAAAATGAATATAATAGGAGGAATTGCAAAAGGGCATAAAATTTTTTCTCCTCCAAATGTAAGACCAACAATTGGGAAAGTGAGAGAAGCTATTTTTTCAATTATAGATGTGAGAGGGAAAAGTTTTCTTGATTTATTTGCGGGTTCAGGAGCAGTAGGCATTGAGGCTTTATCAAGAGGAGCGGTTAAAACAGTGTTTATAGAAAGATCGAAGAAAGCCACAGATTATATAAAAAGAAATTTAAAAAAGACAGGTTTTGAGGCAATTGTAATAAATGAGTCTGTTTTTCCTGCGTTAGATAAAATTGATGAGACATTTGATTTCATTTTTATAGATCCTCCATATGATTCAGAATTAATAAGTAAAACTTTAGGTAAAATCAAGAGAGTTTTAAAAAAAGAAACGGTAATAATTATTGAAACTCGCAAAGGAACAAAGTTTTCTTATAACGGTTTTGAAATTGTTAAAACGAAAACTTATGGGGACACCTCCCTTACATTCTTAAAGAGATGAGGATAGCATTATACCCTGGGACTTTTGATCCAATAACAAATGGACATATAGACATTGTCAAAAGAGCTCTTAAGATTTTCGATCATCTAATCTTACTTGTTTCTGACCACTATGGGAAGAGAACTCTTTTTTCTTTAGAAGAGAGAAAAAATTTATGCGAAATTGCGCTAAGAGAAATAAAAAATGTGGAGGTTCAGATCTGGAAGGGGCTTTTGGTAGAGTACCTTAAAACAAGGAAGATCGACGCAATTATAAGGGGAATCAGAGCTATTTCTGATTTTGAGTATGAGTTCCAGATGGGAATGATGAATAGAAGGTTTTTTAAGGATGTAGAAATTTTATATTTCTTCCCTGGCGAAAATTATATTTTTTTATCTTCGAGTATTTTGAAAGAAATAGCTCTATTTAATGGAGATATTTCGGATTTTGTGCCAAGAGAAATAGAGAGAAAGCTAAAAGAACGTCTTAGAGAAAGAAAAGAGAAGTAGTGGGAGTAGGTTCATATAAAGTCTTAATAGAGGTAAGGGGAGGGAAGGGGGGTGATGGCCTTGTAAGTTTTAGGCATTTCCCTAAAAAACCAAAGGGAGGCCCTGATGGTGGAGATGGAGGAAATGGAGGTGGGGTTTATATTGAAGCTTCGGAAAATTTTTATTCTTTGGAGCACTTGAGTTGTTTTGCATCTCTAAAAGCAGAAGACGGAGAAATTGGGGGAAAAGAAAAAAGACATGGAAGAAATGGAAATGACTTGATAATAAAGGTTCCAGTGGGAACAGCTATTTATGAAGGAGACGAGAAGAGTCTGATTGCCGATTTAGTAGAACCAAAGCAAAAAGTTAAAATCGCTAAAGGAGGAAAAGGTGGGAAAGGTAATGCGAGCTTCGCTACTTCTACTAATCATATACCAAAAATTGCCACTCCTGGAGAGCCTGGGGAAACGAAAAAAATTTTACTTATTTTCAGTCCAAAGGTGAAAGTCGCTGTAATAGGACCTCCAAATGTAGGAAAATCTTCTTTAATAGCCACTCTAACCGGGAAAAAGATCGATGTTGCCCCATACCCTTTTTCTACAAAAAAACCACATTTATGGACTCACATTCATAATTTTGAAAGATATACATTCCTGGACACTCCTCCTTTTGTGCCTGAAACTTTTGAGGAAATAAAAATTCTAACGAAAAGAGCAGAAATCCTTCTTATTGTTTTTGATTCTTCGGAGCTTAAAAATTTTAAAGAAATAGAAGTTATGGCAGAAGATTTCTTGAAGGAAAATAGAGACAAAAAAATTGCTATTGTTCTTTCGAAGATTGATAAAACAGACCAAATTCCTTCTTTTATTTCCTCTTATCCAATATTTCCTTTGTCAACAGAAACAGAAAAGGGTATGGATAAATTAAGAAAATTCATATTTGGAAAAGAGTAGATTGCAAAATTTTTCTAATGTCACTATAATTTTTATATGATAGAATTTAATCTTTTAAAATTATCAAATTTAAAATTAAAGGCTTCTAAGTTAAAAGAAATAATTATAGAGAATAAAGATCTTCTTGAGGAGAAAGAGTTTTTTAATAAATTAATTGCAAATAAAATCTTAACAAAAGAGCAAGTTCTTCTCTCGGAAAGAAAGGTGAATATAAAAAATCAAATTCGTGCTCTTCAGGATCACAAGGTGAAAATAATTACGGTTCTTTCTAAGGAATACCCCGAGCCTTTAAAAGAGATAGAGGATGCACCTCCTATTTTATATTGTAAGGGAAATCTTTTCTCGGATGACTCTAATGCAATAGCTATAATAGGGACGAGAAAGGCCACCGATTATGGAAGAACAGTAGCAAGGAATCTTGCTAAAGAGCTTTCTGAACGTGGAATTACTATAATAAGTGGTTTAGCAAGTGGAATTGATACTCAAGCACACTTAGGGGCTCTTCTGAGTGGAGGGAGGACTATTGCTGTTATGGGAACAGGAATAGACTTTGTTTATCCCCCTTCAAATAGAAATCTTGCAAAAAAGATTGTAGAAAATGGAGCATTACTTACAGAACTACCACCGAATTCTCCAGCGCTTCCTTATCACTTTCCTTCAAGAAATAGAATTATAAGTGCACTCTCTAAAGCAGTAATTGTGGTTGAAGCTTCTCTCCAAAGTGGTGTTTTCTCTACAGTGAGATGGGCTCTTGAATATGGAAAGGATGTTTATGCTGTCCCTGGAGATATAAATAGAAAAAGTTCAATGGGAACAAATGAACTCCTAAAAAATGGAGCTTTTCCTCTAACAAGTTACGAAGATTTATTAAATAATACAAAACTTTCGGTTAAAGAAAAAGAAGAAAAAAGGATCCCCGCTTTAGATGAAAAGGAGCAAAAACTGTTCGAGGTTTTAAATACAATGCCCAAGAGTATTGATTTATTAGTAAAAGAAGTTGGATATACCCCTCAAGTTGTTATAGCTACGCTGGCTTCCCTTGAAATAAAAGGGCTTGTAAGAGAATTGCCGGGAAAAAGGTTTATAAAAGAAGAATGATTGGAATAATAGATATTGGGAATACCTTCTTTCACTGTGGACTATTTAAGAGTTTTGAACTTATAAAAGTTAAAAGGACTCTGAGTCCTCTTGAAGTTAAAAATTTCTTTAAAAAAGTGAAAGATATTCTATGTATTTCTGTTGTTCCTTCAAAAAAGAAGTTGATTGAAGAAGTTCTTGAAGTTGAATTGATTTCTTTTCCTTCTCATCTTATCCAATTGAGTTATAGCTCAAAACCTGGAGAAGATAGGCTTGCCAATGGTATTGGAGCTATGGAAGTGAGTGGATTACCTGTGATTGTTGTTGATTGTGGAAGTGCAATAACGATCGATCTCTTTAGCGACCCAGATGATTCTAAATTTTTGGTTAAGTTTGAGGGAGGTGCTATCTTACCTGGACTTTCTTTATATTTTGAAGCCATCTATACTGCAGGAGCTTTGCTTCCCTCTATATCTCCTCAATTTGTTAGTAGTATTGGAAAAACAACAGAGGATTGTATAAAATTTGGCGCTTATGGATGTTTTGTTGGAGGGATGAAGGAAATTTTACTAAGACTGGATTATAAAAATAAAAATCTTATATTTACAGGTGGGGATGGGAATAAATTTTCTTCTTTTTTTGGAGCAAAATATGAGCCCAATTTAACTTTGAAAGGAGGAGTCGTTGCCTATAACAAGCTCTGCTCTTGAAACAATGCTATTAGCGGAAAATTTGGTAAGGGATATTTTTAAGCCTACTTGTGTTGCTCTTTTCGGAGAATTGGGTTCAGGTAAAACGGTTTTCGTTAAAGGGTTAGCAAAAGGACTTGGGATAAAAGAAGAAATAAGAAGCCCAACTTTTGTCTTAATGTGTTCCTATTATGGGAGAATGAAATTAAATCACATTGATCTTTATAGAATAGAAAGAGAGGAAGAATTTTTCCCTCTTGAAGAAGTTTTAAGTGAAGGAATTACAGCTATAGAGTGGGCGGAAAAGGTAAAGGAAATTCTACCCCCAAAAAGAATAGAAGTTAAATTTAAAATCCTTTCACAAAATAAAAGGGAGATAATAATAGATGATTATAGGGATTGATTGTAGTAGTAAAGAAGGGGGGATTGCCACTTCTCCTAATGTTTTTTATCCTATTGAGATAGTAGAAGATATTCCATTTAAGCTGAAGGATTTGAATATAAAAAGTGAAGATATTGAGAAGGTATTGATAACTTATGGACCTGGATCTTTTACAAGCCTGCGAGTGGGACTTGTTATTGCTCAAGGGATTGCATTACCTAAAAATACACCAATTCTAGGATATTCTACCTTCTATGCAATGATAGAAGGGATTCCGGAAGGGGATCTTTTCCCTCTTATTCCTCTAAGAAGTGAAGTGGTTTATGCTGCATATTTTAAGAAAAAAGGAGGGAAAATAGAAGAGATATTTAAAGACAAAATTATCAGAGTAGAGGATCTAATAATTTATCTTAAATCTAATTCTATTTCTTCTCCTATAATATTTGGTAAGGGAGCCGAAGAAAATAAGGCTATATTAGAAAAGAATGGTTTTAGAATTTATCTATGTTCTTTTTCTATAGCTTGTAATTTATTTTCTTTATACAATAGAAATGCAGAATTTGTGGAGAATCCTCTTACCCCTTTGTACATTTCAGAGCCTGGAGCTATCAAAAAACGTTCTATAGCAGAAATCAAGATTAGAGAAATGAAAGAAGAAGATCTTGAGAAAATTTTAGAAATCGAGAGAAGCGTTTTCAAAGATCCTTGGCCTTATGAAGTTTTTTATACTCGTTTTTATTCGGATTTTTGTATAAAGTTGGTTGGAGAGTTCTCCGGAGAGATTGTAGGTTATTTGTTTGGGAGTAAAGAAAAAAATAAGTTTCATTTAGAAAATTTTGCAATTGAAAAGAAGCATTGGAGAAAAGGTTTTGGAACAAAACTTTTAACATATTTGTTAGATGAACTTTCTAAAAATCCTGAAATAAATTCGTGTTATCTTGAACATAGAATCCAAAATAAAGCGGCCTTTGAATTCTATAAAAAGTTAGGGTTCACTTTTAAGGGAATAAAAAAAGGCTATTATGGAGAAAAAGAAGATGCGGTAATTATGGAGATAAAATTTTAATTTAGCTCTTTTAAAAAGGATGCCCAAAATTTAGATATATTTTACCTCTATAGTCTTTAGAAATTTCCTTTGAAGCTCTTGCATAATCAAGGCGTATTACTCCAATAGGAGAACCATAACCAATTCCAAATCCAAAACCTACATTAAAATCATTTAGGGATATTTCCTTCGGTTCCATCCAAAGAGAGCCAAAATCAGAGAAAATTATTGTATATAAGTTCTTGTAAACATTTATTCTAAGCTCTATATTAAATAATAATTCATCTAAGCCACTCTTTCTATTAGGTCTTGGATCAGGAAAACCAATAGAGGCTTCATCAAAACCTCTTAATGAACCATACCCTCCCATTTCAAGACGGATATCAGGGCTTATTTCTAAAGGATCTTCTTTAGGGAATGTAACAATAACTCTTGAACGTTGAGCGAGGACTAATCTGAAGGGAAGAGGATAAAAGGAAGCAAAGTCAAATGTTAAACGGTCGAAATGGTTGTCTCCTCCGAAAATACGTCCTGCGTAGTCATATTGAATAAGTAATCTTAAACCTTTATTTGGATTTAAGATGTTTCTTCTTTTATCAAACAAAAACCTACCAGAAATTCTATTTGTTATACTTATTGTATCTTCTGTTATCGTTGCTCTTTTATATTCATATGGAAAAGAGAGGATTGAGAAAGGTAAAAATTCTCTTTCAAGCACAAACTCAAAAGAAAAAGCTGATTCAAATTCTCGCCTCAATAAGGAAGGGGAGATTATCAGGTTAAAACCGCTTCCGAAAAGATAGGATTCTCTATAACTTAATCTATATTCCTGTTCCCATTCTTTAAATGTTAAAAATTTATTTTCTTCTTTTTGAGGAACCCCTTTGAAATAAAAATCGGTTATTAACCTCTGAAGATTTCCAAAAAGATCCAGATCCCCCCATTTGAAATTAAATAAAGTCTTACGGGGAGATTCGTAACCCATACCTATCTGGAAAAATCTTGATTTTTCCTCTTTTAAAATAAAAGTTATATCTACTGAGTCCTTTTTAACTTTCTCTTCGATCACTCTTATATGAGAAAAAAGTTCGGTTTTGTAAAGGTTACTTTGTGAAAGATAAACTAAAGAAGGCCTATAGAGTTCTTCTTCTTTTATCCTTAGTTCTCTCCTCGCAACTTTGTATCTCACGCTTTCTAAACCTTTAATCTTAATATTTCTCACATATATTTTCTCTCCTTCCTCTATAATTACTTTAAGATAAACTCTTTTTTCTCCTTCATCTAAAAAATACCTTTCTATCTTTATGCTTGCATCCACAAACCCTTTTTCTGCATAACTCGTTGATAAAGCATATCTTCCAGCATCTATAATACCTTCATCGTAATAACTTCCTTTTTTTATTGACAACTTTCCTATTATATATTTTTCCGAGAATATCTTATTTCCTACGATTTCCACACTATCAATTTTACTCCTTGTTCCTTCAAAAATATGATATGTTATAATGAAACCATTTTTCTTTGAATCGAATTCTCCTTCCATTTTTAAAATTCTCATACTAAAAAATCCCCTACTCCTGTAATAGCTTATTAACCTTTGGGGAGTTTCCTTTATAAATTGCTCAACATATTGGTCTCCCTCCTTTATGGGTAACAAATTTTTTAATTTATTACCTTTTACAAAGTGATTCCCTTTAAAATTTATCTTTAAAACTTTAATAAATTCGCCTTGCCGCAGTTCTCCAAAACAGCCATAAAGTAGAAGAAATAAAAAGATAAAGACCTTATTAATTTTTAAGATGTTCTTAAAAATTCCAAAATATTTTTCCAATGGGTTTCTCTTATTTCTTGCTTTGCAGTAACTCGTTTAACTCCTCTGGGTTAGTAGAAACATTCAATGCATCTTTATGAGTTATAATTCCTTGTTGAATTAATTCAATAAGAGAGTGGTTCATTGTTTTCATACCTTCTTTTGTTCTGGTCTGCATAATTGAATATAATTGATGTGTTTTCCCTTCCCTAATAAGTTTTCTAACCGCAGCTATAGAGACAAGTGTTTCTGTGACTAAGATTAATCCTCCATTTTTTCTATTCTTTACCAGGTCTTGAGAAATTATTCCAAGTAAATTTGCAGAAAGTTGAAGTCGAATTTGACGTCTTTGATGAGGAGGGAAAATGTTAATGATTCTGTCAATTGTTTGAATAGCACCTCTTGTGTGTAGAGTAGAAAGGACTAAATGACCTGTTTCCGCTGCTGTAATAGTCATCTGAATAGATTCTCTATCTCTCATTTCCCCAACAACGATTACATCCGGATCCTGACGGAGAGCAAATTTCACAGCTGTAGCGAAAGAATGGGTATCATTTCCTACCGCTCTTTGGTCAATAATTGATTTTTTATCTTCATATAAGAATTCTATTGGGTCTTCTATTGTTATTATATGAACCCCTTTATTTTTATTTATATGTTCAACTATAGAGGCAATAGTTGTTGATTTTCCACTTCCAGAAGGTCCTGTAATCAAGAGAAGCCCTCTTGGTCTTCCCGCGAATTCTTTTAAGATCTTTGGAAGATTTAGGCTATCAATATCCGGAATATCTTTTGGGATAAGTCTAAAAACGATCCCCATCGCTCCTTTTTGCATAAAAACATTTACTCTAAACCTGGAAAGCCCTGGGACATTTACTGCAAGATCCATTTCCTTTTCTTTCTCAAATCGCTCTAATTGTTTCGATGACATAATATTCTTTGCTACATTACCTATATCCTCTTGAGTAACAATAGGGTAATTTTCCCATCTAATGAGGTCTCTATTTTTCTTTATAATTGGATGAGAATTAACTTTAAGAATAAGATCTGAAATCCCCTCCTTTTTCATCCTATTTAGAAGTTCTCCAATATTAATAGCCATTTAACCCCTCGCCAAAGAAGCTTCAAATAAATTTGGATTAGAGGCTTTTGAAAGAGCTTCTTCGTAATCCACAAGACCTCTAAGATATAGATCCTTTAGATAATCATCAAGTAACTTCATTCCAAATTGTCCACCTGCTTTTATTATGTTATAAATTTGCTCCACCTTACCTTCCCTAATTGCATTCGCCACTCCTTTTGTGCCTATAAGTATTTCGAAAGCTGCAATCATCCCTTTGCCATCTTTTCTTCTTAGTAATGTTTGAGAGATTACAGCTCTAATTGTTGAAGCAAATTGAACTCTAATTTGATGTTGATGTTCTGGCTCAAAAACATCTACTATTCTATCCACAGTTTGTGGGGCATCTGGGGTGTGAAGTGTTGCAAAAACAAGAGCTCCCATCTCTGCCGCATTAAGAGCTCTTTCTATTGTTTCTCTATCTCTCATCTCCCCTACCATTATCACGTCTGGGGTCTGACGCATAACTCTTTTTAAAGCTTCTTCAAAAGAGTTCGTATCTACTCCTATTGCTCTTTGCTCAATTACGCTTTTCTTGTCTTCAAAAACGTATTCAATTGGATCCTCTATTGTTACAATGTGCTTTTTCTGTGTGAGGTTTATCTCTTCAATCATAGCTGCAAGGGTGGTGGATTTCCCTGCACCTGTTGGTCCTGTTACAAGAACAAAGCCATGGGTAGAAAGAGCAATCTCTTTGAGAATCTCTGGCATTTTCCATTCATCTATTGTCTTGACTTTTAAGGGGATAACCCTAACTGCTACACCTATTTTCCCTCTTTGGAGAAAAACGTTCATTCTAAATCTAGAAATTCCTGGAAGTTCATAAGAAATATCAAGCTCCCATTCTTTTTTGAACCTCTCTATTTGTTCTTCGGTCATTATTTCAAAAATTAGTTCTTTAATTTCTTCTAAGGAAAAAGGTTTGTAATTTTCTAATCTTTTTAACTCTCCTTGAATTCTTACAACAGGAGGTTCGTCTACTTTAAGGTGAAGATCTGAACCTCCAAGCTTTACAACCTCATTTAAATATTTTTCAATTTTTGCAGCCATTTATCCTTTCAAAAATACACCCGAAAGGACTCGAACCTTCAACCTTCCCGGCCGGAGCGGGACGCTCTATCCATTGAGCTACGGGTGTAAATTTTTGGAAAAATCTTTATTTTCTACCTCTCTTTTTAACACTTTAGAAGGCTTAAAGGAAGGTAACCACCTCCCAGGGATTTTCACTTCTACATTCGTTTTTGGATTTCTCCCTATTCTACTTTTACGAAATTTGTTTTCAAAAACACCGAATCCTCTGAATTCAATTCTGCTATTAGTATAATAAACTTCTTTAATTTCTTCGAGGAAAGCTTCTATTACTGTTCTTACTTCTTTTACTGGAATTCCAGTCCCTTTTGAAATATTAAGGACAATATCTGCTCTCGTTTTTGTCATAAAATCCTCCTTTGTAATTTTGTTAAGATATTTAATTACATTTACTTATAAGTAAGTATATAAACAAAAAATAAAGTAATGTCAAGGGGTTATTTTTTCTTTATCTCTTCTTTTAAAAGTTCGCTCGCTATAACAAGTTTTTGTATTTCGTTAGTTCCTTCGTAAATTTGAGTAATTTTTGCATCTCTCATCATTTTCTCTACAGGATAGTCTTTCATATACCCATAACCCCCAAAGACTTGTATTGCTTCAATCGTCACTTCCATTGCTACATCAGAAGCAAATAGCTTTGCCATTGAAGATTCTTTAGAAATTCTCTTTCCTCCTCCATCTATATACCTTGCAACCTGGTAAGTCAAAGCTCTTGCTGCTTCTACTTTTGTTGCCATTTCCGCAAGTTTAATCTGAATAGCCTGAAATTCACCAATCTTTTTCCCAAATTGTTTTCTTGTATTTGCATAAGAAACAGCTTCTCTTAAGGCACCTTCTGCTATCCCAACCGCCTGAGCTGCTACACCCACTCGAGAATTATCAAATGTTTTCATAGCTACCATAAAACCAGCACCTTCTCTTCCTATTAAATTTTCTTTGGGGACTTTACAATTTGTAAAGACAAGCTCCCTTGTGGCAGCCGCTCTTATCCCTAGTTTGTCCTCTTCTTTACCGAAAGAAAATCCTTCGTAACCTTTCTCTACAATTATTGCAGATAGTCCTCTTATACCTCTCTCTGGATCTGTAGAGACAATAACACAATATATATCAGCTTCTCCTGCGTTAGAAATAAATATTTTATTCCCATTCAAAATATAATAATTCCCGTCATCTTTTGCTTTAAGTTTTACATTCCCTGCATCAGAACCAGCCTCTGGCTCAGTTAAGGCAAAGGCAGCCCATTTTTCTCCTCTTCCTATTAATGGTAGATATTTCTTTTTCTGGTCTTCGCTTCCGAAAAGGATTATTGGTATTGCTCCAAGGCCGTTCGCGGCATAAGCTGTTGCTACTCCTCCATCCACAATAGAAATTTCTTCTATAGCAAGACACATCCCAAACATTCCCATCCCTAGGCCTTCATATTCCTCAGGGATAAAAACTCTTAAAAGATCAGATCTACCTAATTCTTCCTTAATTTCTGGAGCGAGTTTACTTTCTCTATCCATCTTCTCTCTTAAGGGCTTTATTTTCTCTTCTGCGATGGCTCTTGCGACTTCCTTTATCATTTGTTGTTCTTCGGTAAGATTATAATCCATATTACCTCCTTTAAAGTTATTTGTTGTTCTATAAAATTTCAAGATTGGCTTTCTTTTAAAATCAAGCTTGATAAAATCTTTATGTGTTCTGGAGTTGTTCCGCAACAGCCTCCAATAAGTGTTGCTCCTCTTTTATAACATTCAAGGGTAGAAATAGCAAAATTTTCAGGGTTCATATAAAAAGTCTTTCCTTCTCTTATTTCTGGCTTACCAGCATTTGGCTCGGCTATTATAGGTAAAGAGGTCATATTTTTGAAAATAGAAACCACATTAGCCATCTCTAAAGGTGTGAGTTCTCCACAATTGGTTCCTATTATATCTGCTCCTTCTTTAGATAGTTGTAAGGCACAATCCCTAACAGAATCCCCCATTATTGTTCTCCCTCCATTTTTATCTGTATGAAAACTCATTGATACAATAGTAGGAAGATTCGAAGTATCCTTACAAGCACGTAAGGCCCAAATACCCTCTCGGAGATCAGTGATTGTCTCGATTATAAAACCATCCACCCCTTCTTCTAAAAGATATGAAGCTTGTTCTTTAAAGGCTTCGTAAAAATCTTTCTCTTTATAAGATCCATAAGGCTCAAGTAATTGTCCTGTAGAGCTAATATTCCCAAGAATAAAAACTTTATCCTGAGCTGCAGTTTTTGCA from the candidate division WOR-3 bacterium genome contains:
- a CDS encoding GTPase, which codes for MGVGSYKVLIEVRGGKGGDGLVSFRHFPKKPKGGPDGGDGGNGGGVYIEASENFYSLEHLSCFASLKAEDGEIGGKEKRHGRNGNDLIIKVPVGTAIYEGDEKSLIADLVEPKQKVKIAKGGKGGKGNASFATSTNHIPKIATPGEPGETKKILLIFSPKVKVAVIGPPNVGKSSLIATLTGKKIDVAPYPFSTKKPHLWTHIHNFERYTFLDTPPFVPETFEEIKILTKRAEILLIVFDSSELKNFKEIEVMAEDFLKENRDKKIAIVLSKIDKTDQIPSFISSYPIFPLSTETEKGMDKLRKFIFGKE
- the rsmD gene encoding 16S rRNA (guanine(966)-N(2))-methyltransferase RsmD translates to MNIIGGIAKGHKIFSPPNVRPTIGKVREAIFSIIDVRGKSFLDLFAGSGAVGIEALSRGAVKTVFIERSKKATDYIKRNLKKTGFEAIVINESVFPALDKIDETFDFIFIDPPYDSELISKTLGKIKRVLKKETVIIIETRKGTKFSYNGFEIVKTKTYGDTSLTFLKR
- the dprA gene encoding DNA-processing protein DprA encodes the protein MIEFNLLKLSNLKLKASKLKEIIIENKDLLEEKEFFNKLIANKILTKEQVLLSERKVNIKNQIRALQDHKVKIITVLSKEYPEPLKEIEDAPPILYCKGNLFSDDSNAIAIIGTRKATDYGRTVARNLAKELSERGITIISGLASGIDTQAHLGALLSGGRTIAVMGTGIDFVYPPSNRNLAKKIVENGALLTELPPNSPALPYHFPSRNRIISALSKAVIVVEASLQSGVFSTVRWALEYGKDVYAVPGDINRKSSMGTNELLKNGAFPLTSYEDLLNNTKLSVKEKEEKRIPALDEKEQKLFEVLNTMPKSIDLLVKEVGYTPQVVIATLASLEIKGLVRELPGKRFIKEE
- a CDS encoding acetate kinase, whose translation is MIILTINCGSSSVKYMVYNWDTQKELAKGIVERVTLKGSFIRHKAEGREEVRIEKDCPTHKDALNLVFSLLVDPEVGVIKNLNEINAVGHRVLHGGEKIKHSIKIDKEAIAFFKSIYELGPLHLPPHVTGIEAAMELLGNVPHIAVLDTAFHSSMPEVSYIYPVPYEWYEKYGVRKYGFHGTSHLYVSRRAAVLLEKDIRETNLVTCHIGNGVSLTAIKNGRSYDHSMGLTPLEGLVMGTRSGSIDPAIIQFICEKENKTVSEVIDDLNHRSGLLGISGKWSDRRDILREMSKGDKRAELAFNKEVHTLKKFIGGYIAILGRVDAIVFTAGAGEKATLLREAVCLNMEHIGIKLDIEKNKEEKGEREAFISTDDSPIKVLVIPTNEEIVFVEDVVGILKGEYESHETYNYSFSSPNYKK
- a CDS encoding type III pantothenate kinase, producing the protein MIGIIDIGNTFFHCGLFKSFELIKVKRTLSPLEVKNFFKKVKDILCISVVPSKKKLIEEVLEVELISFPSHLIQLSYSSKPGEDRLANGIGAMEVSGLPVIVVDCGSAITIDLFSDPDDSKFLVKFEGGAILPGLSLYFEAIYTAGALLPSISPQFVSSIGKTTEDCIKFGAYGCFVGGMKEILLRLDYKNKNLIFTGGDGNKFSSFFGAKYEPNLTLKGGVVAYNKLCS
- the ndk gene encoding nucleoside-diphosphate kinase, encoding MEETLLLIKPDAIQRKLVGKIITRVEEEGFEILDMKMVYLPRKDAEEFYIQHKGEYFYERLINYMGDNKIIALRLKGKNGISRLRELIGETDPKLAKKNTIRGDYGLGVPQNSVHASDSPQSAKREIDFFFKTPLGI
- the coaD gene encoding pantetheine-phosphate adenylyltransferase, which produces MRIALYPGTFDPITNGHIDIVKRALKIFDHLILLVSDHYGKRTLFSLEERKNLCEIALREIKNVEVQIWKGLLVEYLKTRKIDAIIRGIRAISDFEYEFQMGMMNRRFFKDVEILYFFPGENYIFLSSSILKEIALFNGDISDFVPREIERKLKERLRERKEK
- the tsaE gene encoding tRNA (adenosine(37)-N6)-threonylcarbamoyltransferase complex ATPase subunit type 1 TsaE, whose protein sequence is MPITSSALETMLLAENLVRDIFKPTCVALFGELGSGKTVFVKGLAKGLGIKEEIRSPTFVLMCSYYGRMKLNHIDLYRIEREEEFFPLEEVLSEGITAIEWAEKVKEILPPKRIEVKFKILSQNKREIIIDDYRD